Sequence from the Hymenobacter gelipurpurascens genome:
GTTACTGGTATGCACAACCAACCACAGAACACCCTGCCGCAGCCCAGAAATAGCTCCGCCGTCAAGCACCTTACCGTGAGTGGCCCGGCCCACCGCCTGGTGGGGGCAGAGGCGTCGCGGTTGGGCATTACCCGCACCGAGTACGCTGATGCGGCCATTCGCTACTTCGCGGAGCGAGGCCTGAACCCGGTGGAATCGCAGGCCCGGGAAGGCCAGCTCATCATGGCCGAGGTGAAGCGACTGGGCGACCGGGTATTCTCTTACCTGCAGGAGCAGGAGCGGGGGCTACTGCTGGAAATGCTGCGCTTTCAGCTGCGGCAGCAGGCAGTGCAGGAACAAACGCTACGCGTGGTAGAGAATTTACTGGCCCCGGAAGGAGGCGAGGCGTTGCATAAAATACAGCAGAAAAACCAGGCACGCATCGCCGAAGCTGTGGCAGCTGGGGCAGCTGCCTTGGATAGTAGGGCGCTTAAGAAAACGTGTTAAATCCGGGTTGATGCCATGCACGCCAAGCTTATTAATCCTAAAACAAACGGCAAAAAAGCCTACAATAATCAGGGGAGTGCGGCCCAGGCGCTAAATTATCTGACCCACGAGGCCCACCAAAACGGCCAAGAAGCGCGCTTCTTTGATGGCCAGCAGGACCGGCTGGACCGGGAGGCGGTGCTGGCTTCCCTGGACGGCAACGTCAAAGGACTGCGGGTAGGGGAGGCCAAGTTTCACTCCCTGGTGCTTTCTCCGAGCCCCGAGGAATTAGCGCACATCGGCGGGGGCGACGAAGCGAAGCTGCGTGCCTATGCCCGGGAGGTGATGGCCGCCTACGCCGCCGGCTTTCGTCTCAAAGACGGCAGGGCCGTGGGGAAAGATGACCTGGTGTGGGGAGCCATCATCCACCACGAGCGCACCCACCGCGGCACCGACGCAGCCGTGCGGGCCGGGGAGGCCCGACCGGGGCAGGCGCGGCCCGGCCTGCAGGCCCACATCCACGTGATCGTTTCGGCCCGGGATAGAGCGCAGCGCGTCACGCTGAACCCCGGCGGACGGATTAGCCGGTTCTGCCTGCGTGACTGGCAGGACGAGGCCCGGGTGCTATTCGAGCGCCAATTTCACTACCTAGGCCCAACTCCCAGCCGAAGAGCTGCCCCGGCCATCACCGAGCCCAACCCCAAGCGAAATTCCCGCATTGCCGAGCGCGTCGCGCAGCTAAACCGGCAGGCGGACCCAAGCCAGCGGCTGGATGAGGCGCGGGTGCAGCGCATTGCGCAGGGGCGGGGCTACGACCGCATTTTCTACGACCGGCTCCGCCGGCTGGAGGGGCGCGCCCGGCAGGGGCAGCCATTGGATAATGCCTACCACCTGCTAGCCACCGGACGCGAGGAGCCCGCCCGTGACCAAACCGGCCACCAGGTGCGACAAGCCCTGCACAGCTTTCAGCAGGCCCTGCGCGCCACCAGCGGCCCCGACCATGTTGCCACCCAGGACATCGGCGAGCAGCGCGGGCACCGGCAATGGGAGCCTGAACTATAACCCCAATGAGCCAACCACTTCATTCCATTATCTCATGAGCATGATGAGCGCTCCCCGGCAGCCGGCTACCCACCGCCTGACCGGCCTGTATCTGGCCTTAGGCCTACTGTTAGTATTGCTGGCTGCCGGCGAGTACTACCTGCTGTCCCATCCGGCATTCAAAGCCACTGCGGCGGATCCAAGCGTGCCCACGGCTGGCCTAGGAGCGTCCATCACCAGCCGCCTGCTGGCGGGGCTGGTGAGCTTCTACCAGCGCTATGGCCTGGCTGTGCGCGCAGCGGTGCTGGTAACCGGGCTATTGCTCGCGCTGCTACTCCAAGCGCCGCCCGCCCGGCCCGGCCAGCGCCGCTGGCAGCCCACGCAGCTGCAGCTGCGGCGCATTCAACTGGGGGCCGCCGGCGTAGGCCTGGTGGGTGGGGCATTGCTGCTGGCGCTGGCTTCGTTTTCCGCTGGCGTTATTGCCTGGCTGTACCCTAGCGCCGCCCTGCTCGTGCTGGGGGCGGGCATGGCGGCTGGTATTGCGCGGGCCCTGCACAAAACCGAGCGGTTCGGGCTGCGCACCGAGCGCCGGCAGCAGGTCTCCGAGCACGGCTTTAGTTTGGCCACCACGGACGGGGGCTGGATAAACATTCCTAACCCGTTTCGGGGCACACTGGTGCTCGGCGGGGCAGGGGCCGGCAAGTCGTACTCGATTGGGGAGCCCCTGATTGAGCAGTTCACCGAAAAGGGCTTTGCCGGGCTCATCTACGACTTTAAGTTTCCGGTGCTGGCCGAGGCCGCCCAGAAGGCGTTTGTACTGGCCGATGCGAAAGCCGCGGCGGTAGGGGAGGGGGGCAGGCCTGAAGTGCAGCTGCACATCATCAACTTTAAAGATCTGGAGCGCAGCGAGCGAGTAAACCCGCTGCGGGCCGACAAGATGCCGGTGGTAGCTTATGCCAATGAGTACGCCCGCGCCATCATGGCCAACCTGAACCCGGAGAGCATCAAGAAGATGGACTTCTTCGACACCAGCGCCAACGCCTTCCTGACGGCCATCATCTGGTTTTACAAGAAAAACTTCCCCGTCTTCTGCACTTTGCCCCACGTGGTGAACACGGCCCTGCACCCGGACTTCACCCACGTGCTGAGCATGCTCGACACCGACCCCGAGTGTGGGGACATGGTACGCTCCATCACCACGGCCGTAAAGCAGCGGGCCGAAAAGCAGGTGGCCGGTGTCATTGCCTCCCTGCAGATTGTGCTCACGCGCATCAACTCGCCAGAAATTGCCTGGGTGCTCACACCCGACGAGGCAAGAGGGGAGGGGTTTTCGCTGGAGTTGAATGACCCGCAGGCACCCAAGGTGCTGGTGGTGGGCAACGACCCCACGCTGAAGGAAACCTTCTCGCCGGTTATCAGCTGCATTGTGGCTGTGGCGCTGAAGTTGATGAACCAGCAGCACAAGCACCCGAGCTACGTGTTTCTCGACGAGGCCGCGACCATCTACGTGCCCAACCTGGAGGTGATACCGGCCACGGCCCGCAGCAACAAGGTGGCCATGATTTACATGACCCAGGATTTAAGTCAGATGATTGACGCCTACGGCCGCGACAAGATGCAAGTGATGGTGAGCAACCTCAACAATCAGTTTTTCGGCAAGGTCAACTCCCTGGAAACGGCCAAATTCGTCTCGGAGCTGGTGGGCAAGGAAGACCGGGAAATGGTGTCGGCCAGCCGGGGCCGCAGTCAGAGCGGCGGCAGCCGGGGGGCGGGCAGTAACGCCAGCCAAAGCGTGAGCTGGCAGGAGCGCAGCCTAGTGCGCCTGCAGGACACCATTACGCTCGAAACCGGCGAGTTCATCGGCCAGACCGTGGAAACCGAGCAGCCCTTTTTCCAAGGCAAAGTGGAGCGCCAAGCGGCGCCCGGCTCGTACCCGCTACACCCGCTGGCCACCTTTGAGGGAGGACCCCTGCCGGCGCTGGCCGAGGCGCCGGCAGGGGAGGAGCGGGCGCAGGATTGGCTAAGTCAGTGGCGCGCAGCCCGCCAGGCCGGTATTACCCCCAGCACAGGCCCGGTAAACGCGCTTCAATCGGTGATTCAAGCCAATTTTGAGCTTATCCGCGAGGACGTGGCGGGCATTGTAGGGCAGTATGCCAACACCCTTAAGCCAGGGCAGATGCCTGATAATGAGCCCATGCTGTAAAGGGCACCGGGGCACCATAATGTCAGGTTTTTTAATTAATTTTTACTCTCATTCTGCTTTTACGTACTGTACCTTATGAACATTTAAGGTTGTTACTATCAGTAGTTTGGTCCCCGCGAACAAACTCATGAGCAGCGGCGGTATACCATAAACCAGTCGCTGGGCATCACCCGCAGCCAGGGCCGCTTACCAGGAGCCCGAATGGTTGGCCGAGCTGCACGCGCAGTACATCGCCGGCTATATTGACTTGCCCACCGTGGGTGCCCCCACGATGGGCACCTGCGCCAGTTGAAGGTCCACGACTTCAAGCACACCCTATCGCACGTGGCCTAACTCGGCTCCTTCTCAGGTCTTTATTTGCATTAGCCCGGCTTCGGTCGGGCTAATTTTTTGGCCCCTGCTAACGAGAATCACCGCTCTTGTATTTACCCGCGATGGATAATTTTACGGCCCCCCCACGGCGTCTTTTACAACAAGCTCGGCATCTCCGCCGCGTAGGAGCTCGAGCAGGGCACCAAGGATGCGTCGCTGCGCCGCCTGCAAGAGATAGCCGCCGGCTATGGTCCCCAAGGCGACACTTTTAACGCCCAGCGGCTGCGGGCTGGGCATCACCATCTATTTCAGGATACGTTCGAGTGGGCTGGGCAAACCCGCCGGGAGGCCGGCTTTCAAGGCGTCAAAGCGGCCGACCTACCGGGTCCCACCGCCGTGCCGATGCACTTTGCTCCCTTCGAGCGTATTGATCAGGGGTTAAATGCGCTGGGCGAGCAGCTTAAGCTGGAAAATAGCCGTCCGGGAAAACCAACCTAATAACGTGTAGTTCACAAATGACCGGAGCCAACTGCTACCTTGCCAATGATGAAGGACGATGAACTCCAGTTTATGCAGGAGCAACTTGAGGCTACCGAATTGCTGTTTTGCGCCACCTGCCAGCAGGAAACCCTACACGCCCATGTGGAAGTGCTGGAGCGCTATGCACTAGCCACGGAGTTCCTTATGGAATGCACTGCTTGTGACACCCGTCGTATGTGGATGTCGCTGGAAATGCCGGATTAACATCAAGTCCTACTCACACAATGCCAGCATTATGCATTTGGGGTTTTACTCGCAGCCGGACCCAGTCTACTCCGAACCGCTTAGCGGCGGGTAGCCAACTCGGGCAGTAAACGGTTGATGACGCTGTAGTTGAGACCGGTCCAGAACTCGGACCGCACCGAGTCGATGAATGTAGCCTCATCTGCTTCAACAGCCTGGTAGTCATCAGTGGCGAGGTAGTCCTCCACGTCGTTGACGCTGGCGAAAGAGAGCACCGAAACCGCATCGATGGGATTTCCCTCCGGGTCGGGCTGCTGGGTTGAGCCGATGTTGTGCAGCTGGGCGTAGCGGCGCACGTAGGTGTGGGTGGCCGGCTGGGCCATCACCAACGCGGCGTGTGTAACAAGCAGGCGCTGCTGGAATTCTTCCCGGCTCAGCTCAGGCCGACGGTAGTGAATTTTGACCAAGCTCAGCGGGTCGCGATGCTGGGGGCTGGGCAGCAGGATGTACTCGCGGGCAATCTCGCGGGTCACCAGGCGGAACACAGTTTGCTCGTCGGCGATGATGCGCTTATCGTACTGCGGCTGCTTAAGCACCTTCTGGATGTCGGCCTCAGCGGCGTAGGCGATGTAGGCGAAGCCGTCGAAGCGTGGGCGCTGGTAGGCCGGCACCTGGGCGTAGGGGTCACGCACCAGCTTTTTGTCTTCCGTAATCATGGCCTGGTAGGGCGGGCGGAAGTATGATGACGGGCCGCCCGCGAAGCGGTGCACCTGGTCGTAGCGCAGCACGGGCTCGTTGTCGGTGCCGGGTTCCTCGTAAGCAAACTTGGGGCCGTGCACTTTGCGCCAATATTCGTCCCAGTGCTCATAGGCCAGGTTTGGATTCGCTTCGAGGGCAATTTCAGCCGGCTCAGCGTCGGGGTTTTCGATGCCCTCACCGTGGCGGCCCTTGGTCGAGCCGGGGTCCATAGTGCGCGCGGCGCGCGGGGTGTTGTCGGCGCGCGTCAGGAAGGTGGGCGTGACGATGAGCGGTGCGTCGGTGGTACGGTACTCGGTGCGCACGGGCGGACGGTGGCGGTTATCGGTCAGCTCGTTGTCAGTAGCGGTGCTGGGATGTAGCGAAGGCATAGGCAGGAAGGAAAAGAAAAAGCGGGCATCCGGATGGCCACCCACTTCCTTACGGTGATAATCAGAAAACGGCCCTACGGAAGGAGCCAGTCTGGGCGCATTTCGGAAGTAAGGTTGAGCAGCCTGTTAGGGGCTACTTGCCTTTTGGCGTTACCTGTTTTCGTTAATCTCCTGCATAATTTCTGCAAACAACCGGGTGGATTTGAGCCGGTCTTCCAGGGCATACATGCTGGACGCAGTGATGAGCTCATTGGCCTGGGTTTCGGCCAGAAAGCCTTGCAGCTGCTGTTTGACGGCTTGTTTGCTGCCGACAAACGAATACCTGAGCATCTGGTAGACGGATGGGTGCTGCCACAGGTCTTGCAGCTCTTCGGTCATGGCAGTCGGCGGCTGCAGGGGCTCTCTCGTTTGCCCGGTCAGCATGCCGACAAACATCCGGATGACGCTTGTGAACTGTCGTTGCGCTTCTTCGTCGGTGTCGGCCACGTAGGCGTTGAGGGCCACGATGGCGTAAGGCTGGCTCAGCGCCGCCGAAGGCTGAAACTCGTCGCGGTAAATCTGCAGCGCTTGGTGTAAGTACGTGGCGGCAAAGTGGCTGGCAAACGCGTAGGGCAGGCCCAGCTTGGCCGCCAGGTGGGCGCTGTCGGTGCTGGAACCCAAGATGTACAGCGGTACCTCGGTGCCCTCGGCAATCGGGGCCCGCACGGCAGCCTGCTTGTTGGCCGGGGAGAAGTAGGTCTGAATCTTACCGATTTCCTGCGGAAAGGCCTGGGCGGCCAGCATGAAATCGGACCGGATGGCCTTTGCGGTCGGCGAGTCGGTACCCGCCGCCCGGCCCACCCCCAAATCAATGCGGCCCGGATAGAGCTGTGCCAAGGTGCCGAACTGCTCGGCCACTAGCAGGGGCGAGTGGTTGGGAAGCATGATGCCGCCGGAGCCCACCCGGATGGTCGTCGTGTTTTCCGCCACGTACCCGATGAGCAAGGGAGGCGCGTTGCTGCCGATGTTATCAGAGTTGTGGTGTTCGGCCAGCCAGTAGCGGGTATAGTGAGCTGCTTCGGCGGCCTGAGCCAGCGCCAACGAATTGTTCAGCGTCTGCTTCACCGTATCGCCTTGCGAGACGATGGCCAGGTCTAAGATGGAATACGCGACCGGTGGCTTTTCCGGGCGGTGGGACTCGTTCACAGGAGTAGGCATACGTTCTTTGGATAAGGGGCCGCTGGTAGCAGCAGGCCCCACGGTTGACTAGCAGGAGCAGAAGAGGGCGCTGCTCAAATGGTTCGAAACGCTGGTTTTGGCAGGCCAAGATTTCCCCGCAGGGTTTCCGCTTCGTATTCTCGGTGGAAGAGACCACGTTCCTGTAAAATGGGAACTACCAGCTCGAT
This genomic interval carries:
- a CDS encoding DUF5712 family protein; this translates as MHAKLINPKTNGKKAYNNQGSAAQALNYLTHEAHQNGQEARFFDGQQDRLDREAVLASLDGNVKGLRVGEAKFHSLVLSPSPEELAHIGGGDEAKLRAYAREVMAAYAAGFRLKDGRAVGKDDLVWGAIIHHERTHRGTDAAVRAGEARPGQARPGLQAHIHVIVSARDRAQRVTLNPGGRISRFCLRDWQDEARVLFERQFHYLGPTPSRRAAPAITEPNPKRNSRIAERVAQLNRQADPSQRLDEARVQRIAQGRGYDRIFYDRLRRLEGRARQGQPLDNAYHLLATGREEPARDQTGHQVRQALHSFQQALRATSGPDHVATQDIGEQRGHRQWEPEL
- a CDS encoding type IV secretory system conjugative DNA transfer family protein, giving the protein MMSAPRQPATHRLTGLYLALGLLLVLLAAGEYYLLSHPAFKATAADPSVPTAGLGASITSRLLAGLVSFYQRYGLAVRAAVLVTGLLLALLLQAPPARPGQRRWQPTQLQLRRIQLGAAGVGLVGGALLLALASFSAGVIAWLYPSAALLVLGAGMAAGIARALHKTERFGLRTERRQQVSEHGFSLATTDGGWINIPNPFRGTLVLGGAGAGKSYSIGEPLIEQFTEKGFAGLIYDFKFPVLAEAAQKAFVLADAKAAAVGEGGRPEVQLHIINFKDLERSERVNPLRADKMPVVAYANEYARAIMANLNPESIKKMDFFDTSANAFLTAIIWFYKKNFPVFCTLPHVVNTALHPDFTHVLSMLDTDPECGDMVRSITTAVKQRAEKQVAGVIASLQIVLTRINSPEIAWVLTPDEARGEGFSLELNDPQAPKVLVVGNDPTLKETFSPVISCIVAVALKLMNQQHKHPSYVFLDEAATIYVPNLEVIPATARSNKVAMIYMTQDLSQMIDAYGRDKMQVMVSNLNNQFFGKVNSLETAKFVSELVGKEDREMVSASRGRSQSGGSRGAGSNASQSVSWQERSLVRLQDTITLETGEFIGQTVETEQPFFQGKVERQAAPGSYPLHPLATFEGGPLPALAEAPAGEERAQDWLSQWRAARQAGITPSTGPVNALQSVIQANFELIREDVAGIVGQYANTLKPGQMPDNEPML
- a CDS encoding EthD domain-containing protein yields the protein MPSLHPSTATDNELTDNRHRPPVRTEYRTTDAPLIVTPTFLTRADNTPRAARTMDPGSTKGRHGEGIENPDAEPAEIALEANPNLAYEHWDEYWRKVHGPKFAYEEPGTDNEPVLRYDQVHRFAGGPSSYFRPPYQAMITEDKKLVRDPYAQVPAYQRPRFDGFAYIAYAAEADIQKVLKQPQYDKRIIADEQTVFRLVTREIAREYILLPSPQHRDPLSLVKIHYRRPELSREEFQQRLLVTHAALVMAQPATHTYVRRYAQLHNIGSTQQPDPEGNPIDAVSVLSFASVNDVEDYLATDDYQAVEADEATFIDSVRSEFWTGLNYSVINRLLPELATRR
- a CDS encoding LLM class flavin-dependent oxidoreductase, with amino-acid sequence MPTPVNESHRPEKPPVAYSILDLAIVSQGDTVKQTLNNSLALAQAAEAAHYTRYWLAEHHNSDNIGSNAPPLLIGYVAENTTTIRVGSGGIMLPNHSPLLVAEQFGTLAQLYPGRIDLGVGRAAGTDSPTAKAIRSDFMLAAQAFPQEIGKIQTYFSPANKQAAVRAPIAEGTEVPLYILGSSTDSAHLAAKLGLPYAFASHFAATYLHQALQIYRDEFQPSAALSQPYAIVALNAYVADTDEEAQRQFTSVIRMFVGMLTGQTREPLQPPTAMTEELQDLWQHPSVYQMLRYSFVGSKQAVKQQLQGFLAETQANELITASSMYALEDRLKSTRLFAEIMQEINENR